Part of the Melopsittacus undulatus isolate bMelUnd1 unplaced genomic scaffold, bMelUnd1.mat.Z mat_scaffold_701_arrow_ctg1, whole genome shotgun sequence genome is shown below.
TCCAAGTGGATAGAACAGTGGGAAAGACTGATCTGccaaataaatgtatttttggcAGCAAATGGATTGTGAGTGCAGCTATCCCCATCACAGTCACATCTGTTTGTGATACTGTCTAGCTGCATTACAGGatctttgttttaattagttTCATATGTATATGCAAGGATGTAGATTATATGTACTGCTACATATGCAACATATCTACTAATTATATTAACTGTACAATAGCTCTATAGAAATCTAAAAAAAGATCTTGCAGATGTAGGGAAGGGTTGATCAAACATAGTATGAGgttcttctttctgtcttaCGACTGCACTTCTTTAGCAGCATATGGATCCTGAATGCTTTTGTTGGAGGTATCACTTTACATTCAGACCTGGCATTAAATAGATGTAATTCAGcaccaaaggaaaacagttcTGAAAGGAAGAGACACTTAAACACAGGCTAAGCTAGGCTCTGTCACATGTAGATCTGAAGCCAGGGTGAAGGCTGTAGCTCAGAGGAGAGGGTGAAGGGAAACAGAGAACTGATGCTGGTGATAGAAGAGAAGTTGTCCTGTgagaaggcaggcagcagggtggGACATGGCTGTACAGGACAAAGTGTTGTGCAAAGTATTGGAGGGATGGGAAGTGATGAGTTTAAGGGGTGAACTCCAGTGGTAGTAGGATGCAATTGTGAAAGATTTTCAGGAGGTGAGAAGATGACATTACTGCACCAGGGGTGCAGTTGGAGAGGAGtagctgagaagaaaaaagatccTTTGAAACTAGAGCAGAAGGCATTTGTGGTGGCCCTGAACAGCAAACTGATGCATGTTTAAGTGGTGGCAGCAAGGATGAAGTTGGTGGAATTGAGCAACATGAAATGCGAACAACTGAAGACAGGATGGAGGTGATGACAGGAACTTGTCCTTTGAGAAATAACCTGCTTCTGATGCCAGGTGTGGTAACCATGCAGCATCAAAAAAGGTGTAGCATAGTTCCCTGTGAAAGTTactttttctgttatctttgAATTCTCTCAAGTAATACAGGGTTTAAGCCTCCTTTTGGGTCACATGGGATTCTCAAAATGAATCACTTAATTGCTTGGCCACATACAAGCTACCTGCTGATTTGCCTTCCTTCTGTAAAATCTTTGGTTAAATTTGCAGCAATTTCTTCATCTAGAGGGTTGAAAGGAGTGGATTATGAAAAACTTTTGTCCTAGGCATATGAACTTTTCCACTTGGTCTTTTTTCCTTAACCCATTATAAGTCAAGGAGTTATGAAATTCTCCCTCATGACTGTATGTTATGCAGTCTGATCGGTTCAAGATGCTCCTCTGTCCTTACTGATTCTAAGTTAACATTTTAAGAAAAGGAGCAGTATACAATTTGAGCTTaatttccctcccctccctccctaGAGTGAGGCTTAACAAATCAGAAATATTGCCTACAAAAATTCTCCCTTGTTTCACATAGtgcaaagaaaatgcaagagCTGGTGGGCTAATGTAGTCCCTCAGCCTTAGGGGTCCAGAGGGTACAGAGGTGGTTTGGGAGTTGTGGCCACAAGTGCCTGCGTGGGAGAACTTCTGCTGCACCTTCTGTGTACCATGCTGCATCAGTTAGGCATGCACCAGAGCAGACTCCGGAATGTCGTCAGGGTCTTACCCTGTTTCTTACTTCCCCCCAAATAGCCATCCAGACAGAAACGGCTATTCACAACTAACCATAGGattaaaaacttaaatattCTGCGATAGAAACAGTGCAAAAACCCAAAGAGAAATAGGAGAAAAACACTTGGCAACAAAAACTTTAGGCTACTAAAAAAGGTGGTGCATTATCAGTTTCTGGGGATGTCAGGCATGTTTGCTCTTGATACTGGATTCGTAATGTTGCTTACATCTATCCTTAATGGAAACAATCCTATCTAAGGAGGATTTTGTGCCTGAAACTAGCCTTTGCTTCTTTTACCGCATAGTTCAAAAGAGTTGCCGACatttaagaggaaaacaaatgcaggaTTTACATCGTTACAAGTGACCATAAAGATGTCCTTGGGGAAGGAAGGTGAAGACGTTATGctggagaggggagggggggcagCAAGACTCTTGCTGCTGTAAGATGTATATTTGCTGTATAATGAacagggaaggagctgctgggtgTTTGACAGGACTGTCAGGGTTGTAACTGCAGTTTTCAACCACTGAaaatttctgtgctgctgagctgtgctttgttttttaccAGACTTGTTTATGGAGCTGGTGGAGCCAGTGCTGTAGGAACTGTTTTCAAACAGAGGCAAGGCAGGTGTAGTTTGGAAGTGTGGATGTCTGAGGTATTACTCTTCTGTAGTGGTGATTTCCAGAAAACACCGTTTTTGACAGATGTTGGAACAATTCTGTCTTAGAACAACCGTGGAAGCTGTTGAGGCACAGTGGAGCACACTGTCCTCTTCTCCAGGGAAATACAACTTCATCTAAATTTCCTCCCTCAGACATGTCAGACATTTGTTATTGTTTGCTGCTTCTCAGATccctttcctgttcctttttgAAGCTATTGTATGACAGATTTTCTTGGCTGGTTTGCTTTCCATTTGCTATAAAGAAACCCACAGGCAGATATCTGGGAACTAGTATTCTTTGAAACCAGCATAGTCAGTTGTATAATTATATCAGTGCTTATGTTTTGTAAAATTGATTCTAAGATAATTTCAAGCgcttctgatttattttttttaacactgtgtGGGTTTTTGAATAGCAAGATAGTTTGATTCACTGACTCACTTTTTCCAAtgtgtttcaaataaaaagttACATTTGTGTCAGGGTGAAAGGAATTAGTTGAAAGgcattatttaaaaagcattttttttaaatcaccttTGCTTGTCAGCATAAAACTAGTGTTATTTTCTAAGTGGAAGTAGAAAACTGtagatttttggttttggatcACAGCCTTTGTGTAGTATTGTTGAAAAGGTTGTAATAAATTTGCATCTGAAATACACTGGAGGTGAGAAATTTACTGTATGCTTCTGAAAGCCCCTCTCATTTTCCAGGGACAGGTGATTATACATGCAAAATTTGACAAGGATATTTACCTCCCAAAGGATGCTGAGTTTTACTTTGTTTATGATGGATCCCTGAAGAGGCATGTAATGTTTGCAGAGCGAGTTAGTGACAATGCTCTTCGGTCTATTGTTGCAGGTGAGTGTTAACTACTGTTCACATTTTTGCTCTCTTTGCTGTGCCCTACATCCATGTCAAAGCTGGCACAACTGAATGATTTGGTACAAACTCAGGTTTATGGCGCTGTAATGGAGGAAATGCAGGAATTGCAGGATCCAATGGAGGAAATACAGGATCCAGGCTGAATTTCACTGACGATAGGTGTTCCTGCCTTTCATAGCAATGAACAGTGATACCAACGCAGTATCAGGGTAGATAGTGTTACTGGGCTTGCACAGTTGGGTGTGCATTAAAGTGGTGTCTTCAGGAATGGCATAATTTTCAATGTGAATTAATTCTATTCCGTAATTGTTCACTTCCAGGCATCCTAACACCTCAAAAGCTATGTTTTTTCTGAGCTTTTCCCTTGATGCAGCAGCCACCCCCAGCTTCCAAGGCCCTCGTGATGGAGACATGCAATGCTTGGAGATCTGCTGGAGCTATACTCAGTACAGAGGTGTCAGTGGAACTGTTCCAGTGGTGCCTTGCTGCAAACAGGGGGATTTGTTTTGCCTTCCAGCTGTCTCTCTGCCTTGGCGTTTTCCCCCCTTACGGATGTAACATAAACCCCGGTTGTTGTCTTTCTTGTGTGCTTTGTGACCTTTTTCATTTGTGCGAGTAGGTGGCTATAGACATGGTGTACCTGTGCAAAAGGATCTGCTtgctattttttcttgttttctaaagGGGATTTAGAGTCTGAAAATAACTGCTGAGTATAAAAGGGAGTTTGCTGCTGTTACATAGTGGCTCCTTTGATCCTCGTGAAATGATAAATGATTGTCATGGATTACAACTGGAGAAAATTCAATGCTAGGCTTATTCCCGGGACAGCaaagttttgtgggtttttggtttgttttttttttttttaagaggctGAAATGACACTGTTAAATGATTGCTTCTGAGCTATGAATAAAAACAGGAGGCTGCAAGCAACACTTAATCCTCTGCCTGTTCCCAGCAGACGCCATTAACAGATGAAAATAAAGTGTGAGGTTAAAATATAGTCCTGCTGATGTTAACGTTGTTTCATAGTGGCCAAATTAAACATAAGGGAACGCAGagcactttaaaaaacaactgcAGATGTGGTAAGTACATGCTTCCTTCTGCAGTTGCTAGATTGCATATATACTTGCAGTCGTTCAGGGATATTTTGGGGAATTTAGATTTGCACCCATAGTATGTCATGATTAGCTCTCCTGTGAGAGTTATAGCTTGCAATTCTTAGATATATGATAGCCACCCTCACTTAGATAGCAAAGTAGGAGGAGGAATGCACAAGGTGCTTAAGAGGTTTGAGAGACAAACTACCTTGGACTTCGAGGGTCCCAACTATAAGCTTGAGAGTTGATACAGCATTTAATCAAGTCTGCTGGAAGCTTGAATCATGCATTAGTTAAAAGCTTCTAGGTTTTGGCCTACATGGAGACACCAAGTAGGTACAAAATGGGTGTTAAATAGATACATTATTCAGAGTTTGTGTTGCAGGCCACTGTGCCACTCTGGTAATAAGTATCTCATTTACGTAATTCTTATCCAGGAACCTTCAAGGTTTTGATTTGTGGGATTTCATATTGATATAGTTACCTCTTCTTTCCATTGTTGTTAAAGAGCCTTCACCTAGAAAGACTGTTCTTGGTTTATGTCAGTATAACTGGGAGGACTGGCAATTCAGTCTAGTCAAGTCCAAGTTCATCACCAGAAATAGTGATGTGATTagaggaaagaatgaaataatgCTGGATAAGTAGTCACAGCTTTTGGAGGCAGGGGGGAATGAGGAAAAACTAATGAATTTTCTGAACATAGGTATTGTTAGTGAATAATCTGCATTATAATTACAGGTCATGGATGCCAAGAAGCAGTTGCTGTCTCTGTGTTAATGTACACAAGGGGATACTCACCTGTAGTCCTCGGCAGCTGCCTTGTCAATTACAGGGAGAATCTGTCTTGCAAGTTGTCTCGCTTTCTGGTTGATCATGCAGAATGTGTCACTGCCGCTAGTCATGAGCTGTTGCTGGATAAATTTGGGCTAAGGACAAAGATCTGCAGTCCCTGGATAATGATTTAATGATGGCCGTTGCTTATGAAGAGTTGCCGTCGACTTGGAACATCCTTGGAAGCTGCTCAGAAGGTGgtaaacttttattttcagttggaaAGCTTTTAACAATGGTTTTGCTCACAGTTCAGAGTAGGGTGTCTCATCATTTTTATCCCAGGTTCTCAATCctagtgttttattttgtggttaAGATGAAAAATTGCTCAAGTATGAGAGGGGCAGTGAGAGATTTGGTTTGTGCCCAGAGGTTTAAAAAGGATAATAATGGTTATTGTAACTTAGTCTCTCCAGAAGGTTTTTTGTGCCTTGACTCAGTGTAAATGCAgttctttatttataaatagaCTCTGACTTTTCACAAATAAAGAGCTGTCtatttaaaaaagcaaggaTTGTAGCAGTGAGATGCTGTCGCCATGTTTCCAACCAAGTGAGATATTTTAATTACACAGACAAAAAGGAGATGGTCATAAAACAGAAGAATGTGTTATTGTAGGCAGTGATGTACAGAGTTAATACAGTTTTTAGCACCATTCAGTCTGTTTATGCTTTAAGACTATAACCATTCTTCGAGGAGAATATCACTAAGCAAgctttgttgcttttattttattatagagGAAGTGGGATAGAAATATACATGAAACTTTACATTAGGCTGGGCTGTTGAAAATTCTGTAACAAAATCAAGTGAAATTTTCCTGGTTTCAGGTTTgactgcaaacagaaaactgttGTTAGATTTTGCTGAATAgtataattatttttgcagaCCCACCTGATTTATAGCTGAGGTTGGAAACTCTTAAACTTGATGACTTCGTATGTTTTTCATTGAAAACTTGGTACTTttggctgttttccttttagcaCTTTAAATTGCTAAAAGCTGGAGGACAGGCAGTTTTCATGTGAGCCAAACTGAAAAAGAGTTTCATGCAAGCTTCTGGGAAGTAAAAGTACAGCACTTAGCCCTTTTCTTTAGGTGAggacttttttcccttcttaaatCTTTCTAATTCTTAATGACACATAGCTTGAAATCTGCTACTGCCTTCTTCAGGAGAAGGATGGGTTTTGTCTGTCTGTTGTAAACAGCTCTTTCAAGAGATGTAAAAACAAATACCATGTCTCATTCAAATATTGGCTAGATAGGAGTAAAAAAAAGGCTGAtacttgtttcattttgatgtgTAGTAAATATTTGTTCATGTTATTCAGCTACTGGAATGGCTGTTGGATCTTAGCAATGAAGATCTTGATTCAAAGTCTGAAGAAATCAACTATAGTTTTGTTCACAGACTTGGCTAAGCTTTTCATCAAAACCAGTTGAAGCCCAATGCAGAAGTATCAGCAGGATAACAATGGTACTGAGAGATGCTTGGGCAAAGCTAGCTGGGTACCTACTTGCTGGAAACATGGGGGAGCCTATGCTGGGTGTGTTGTGCACTCAGAGGTTTGGAGATAGCTCAGCTGGTACCAGACTGCAATGCAAATAGCAAAATTCTTTAAGTTTTGGTAATGCTAATTGTTAATTTTTACATGTGCTGCAACATTTGTATGGAAAAGAGTATGTTGCCCTCATGATACTTTATAGGACtggtatttttatgtttctatgtCTTTTCCAGTCTTTGTTCACTTTTCAGATTTAAATGTTATACATAAACAAAGTTTGAATACAGCAAAAAAGCAGGGATGTGTGCCTCAGTCACTGTACAAAGTCTCTGTGAAGGTTTGAAATGTTATACAAGCATGCCTCATTAGAGATTGCCACATGGGCACTGTTACACAGAAGAGGTGACATCTCCTTTTGTACCCCAGTTATTGCTCTTAAATGAAGCTGTgttctttccttgtttctgaataaaacaaaagctaatCTGAATTCCTGGGGGCCTCCTAGCCACAGTGAGGAGCTCTCAGTGCAGTGCAGTCCTGCCTCAGCAGTTTTTACTGGCCACCCTTGTTGAGTGTGGGGCTCCTGGAAGCTTTCTGTACAGCTTGGCCTTCAGCCTAAGGGAAGTCAGTCATTTCCTTTGTCTCTCTCTCTGGGATCCAGCTTGGGCAAGGCCTGACATACATTTTGGTATCCTCTAAGCagtttgtatattttttttggcTCCTGTatccttctctctcctttctgaCAATATAGTTTGATTCTTCTTTCATACAGCTTTATTCTTTGATTCTTCTTTTCTACATCTATATTCTTCTTTAACCTGATTCTGAGAAGCACTGACTCTTGTTGCTTCCTCATGCTGTCCCCATCACTGTGTTTTTGTCCCCAAAGCCAAGAAGCCAAGCATAATTGAGAAAGCCCTGTGTGTGCAGatgagggagagggaaggacaAGTGGGTGGACCAGGGCAGGAGGGCTTCAGATCTCAGCCTGGTGAGAAGTTGATTAATTTCCACCATGAGGTGATCAAGAGTTGTCCCAGCACTCCATTTCTTCCCCATGTTCTGAAAGATCAAAATGGGTGGGAAAGAGAGACTTTATAAGGATATAGAAAGAAGGTGAGACTTTCTTTCCCTAGCTGCTGTACCTGCAACTCCTTGCTCCAGAGGTCTGATGGTGTCATGATGTGTGGCTTTTTAGTATTGGTGGTGTCAAAGATGTGAGTGCTATCATCCTTCACTAGTTAGGACCTCATTTTTGTGAGATTCTGTTAGTTTTCAGAGTGCTTGGTTATTTGTACTGGAACAAATTTGCTTGTGAGTGACACATGGCTGGAGAAAATTATTGCACCATCCTGGTGTTTTGGACCTCATTCATTTTTATGAGGATTTAGAGACTTACGGGTTGATGGAAAGATAGAAGAATAATTCATTCATAGTAGTTTTCATATTCAGAAGAAGTGTTTGTATTCCCTTTATAAGGTATAAAAAGGATTGGATAGAGAGAGCCTGGATTGTCTAGGGAGCCTTGCAAATAATTCAGTAATTTAGTGCAGTCATGCAGGTCAGGACTTGTTAGCCACATTGTTTAAAAGCTcaacaaaagaaacaggaaagcatGAACCTTTCAGTAATCCTCGCTTGTAGTACGTGCCTGTGTGACAGCCGTGTCAGAGGCTGCTTACTCGCACCAACTGGTTGGATTTTGACATCACCTGGCCCACAAGCAGTTTGCTGCTAGAGGAAACTGGGGACCTAACAGAGGTGCTATGCTCACACATTTATTTGTTGGTGGGTTtgaagaaaggggaaggagggttagtgaggagggagagggagaagctgattttcttttttgattgtGCTTTATAAaggatattttccttttgaaaattgTATTATCTGATTTATGTATTAAATTGTATCCAATCAGTATTAAATAATAAGCAAATAACTTGTAGAGctgcttaaaaatataataattttcttccaacagtttttcagtttactgaaaaaaagaaccaaGATGGAGTagtttaagttggaaaagaaaaatgcttccaAGTAACCTTTCCTCTCTTAGTACCATCAAGTTATGGCAGTGTTTTAGGAGTGTCAGTCCCCAGAGACCATCTGACATAGGTTTTGCATCTGCACTGCAACTTTTTTGTCCTTGACACACTTACTACTTTCCTTGGCTGtcagagagggagcaggagcactGGAGCCATTTGCCTTACACACCAGAGGCTGAAGGCATCTCTGTTTCTGGTTGTTTCAGTGGTATTGCTGGGAGTGTGAGTGCAGGTTTGTCTGGGTGATTTAACTATACTGGTAACCAAACAAGAACATTTGCTGCTGGCTTTGCcattatttagttattttcaaGAGGCAGAGTGCTCTTTTAGGTTTAAAGCTATCAGTAGAAGCAATAAAATGATGACCTGAATTAGGAAAATTAGTTGTGGATTATAAGGAAGTGTCCATACTTGTTTAATTCCCTTTCATGAAGAAGGagaatttccattttatttcataaatgcTTCATAATTGTTTTCTAAGATTGGGTCTTGTGGCATGAACTGAAGtacccagccctgctgctttaTACTCTGCCTTTAGGGAACACTCTTAAcattttctgtgtcatttttgACTTTGctgccctctccctgcccttttCTTTGTAAATCCTGGTACTATTTCCACTTGGTGTTAAACACATTCCCACTAAGTTGCACCAGTTCAAACCTGGCTGATGCATGTTGTATTTTTGATCTAAATTGAATACTGTCTCTGCCTTTTCCTCAGTTGGaattttagatttcttttttcctgcagaaggaAAGGGATATGATGGCAAAGTCCATGTTCTCTTCCATGGAATTAGGAAAACATTGGGAGCAGCAGATAAGTATTTCTAGCTATGGTAAGATTTGTGAGGAGAGGTAATATTGTTTTTTGTCAGACATTTCAGGAGGTTAGAGAAACAGACAAATCTTTGGCCCTGTAGgagttttctgctttggaaactgCATGggacagaggaaaagcagtacAGTCAAGTGAAATTTCACCTGACAGTGTAGATGGTAGCACCATCCACAGCCTTTACTGCATGGGGCTAGAGGAAGCTTCTGAAGCCTTCCTGATGCTGAAACTGCTGCAAGACTCCTTACAGTCCACCCTTGAGATGGAGTTTAACCTTCCCctgtttcctcctcttctcAAGCAGCATTGATGCCAGCCTCTGGGTGTTGATAAAGGTCTGATGAATAGGGGATCTAATTAAAGAAAAGGGGGATATGCCAGATATGAAGTGGAAAGGGGAGATGTCAGCACAGCTGTGCCCTCCGACGGGCTGTTATGTACCTGACTGTGCATCACAGCCACTGTCTATTCACAAAACcacttgtgtgtgtttttgcaGCAGTGAGGTCCACTGAAAATGGCTTTATAAACAATCTCATACctaatggaaaaatgaaaaaatgaaaaaatgaataGCAGTGCGTGAAAATACGAAGCCAGGAAAAACTGGAATTTGTCAGCCAGTTTTGATGTCTCCCTTGCTTTTCAAGTCACAAGTCTTGTGGCTTTTAGTGTCCTTCCAGGAAATGAATGAGATTCATAGCCCAGAAAGAGCTTAGTCATTTCTGTCAGagagaaatatttgtttattgttttggaCACAGGAAAGGATTCAGGTGCAAGGAAGAACAAAAGGATTTCTTGAATGTTTAAAACAGACTGTGTTTGGCATAGCTCTGTGTTAAGTCAAACGGACCGTTTGGGCTGGAAAATCAGGATGCGATGCAAAACAGCGTCCTGATAGTGCGCATCTTTTACAGCACCACTTGCCTTGCAGAGTAGCTGACCCTGTATGAATCAGACATCTTTCAGATCTTAGgaactgttatttttttgtcttgatgGAAATGGTGCTTTATACCATTTAAATATGAATATGTTGAAGAAgcttatgttttcctttttccatatCTTCTTCCTGTTTGCCACTGAATGCAGTTGAATTAATGATGTTTtcccacattttttaaattcttgatggttttctttttgtcgttgtttgtttttgttgggttttttttttttgcttgttttccaacCCATTGTGCCACATTTGAAATCTACCttgagggaagggggaaggaaagtGAAAAGTGTGGGAAAATGCCATTTGTTCTGTCATGGCAAAAAGCTTTAAGAGGAGGTTGGTGGACTGAAAATTGTTCTGGAAAAGTGCTCAAAATGAGTTGTTTCAGAATGTTAGCTTTCTTTttactgcaaatattttctttttagggtGTCTATTTATAAGTTTAATAGCAGTCatcatgtcttttttttatgttatacAATTTGGATGGAAGGGGTCCCTAGAGGTGGCTTGGTCCTACCCTCCACTGGCTTTGAAGTTGGATCAATTTTGAGCACCTGCAAGGGTAGACAGTTTGTAACCTATCTGCATGACCTGTTGCAGTGTTCAACCAGACTTGTggtgaaaaatacttttcttcttttgaaagagTGTATTTACTTTTGCATTTATGCTTTCAATTTTACaatttgtatttcagattttaGTATCATGAAGTTATTAGTAATTGCTTTATGTCATCAGCTTCTGCTCAATCCTGGGCAAGCCAAGTGGGAGTAATAAAAGGAGAATAGTCCAGCAAACACAGTCTGTAGaggtgagggatggggaggaatgTGAGTTGCTGTTTCTGACAAAGTACATCAGGGGTGAAAACAGCTGGTCGAGCTTCCTGGTGGTTCTGCTACCACATGCATTTAAGCTAGCCATGAACAAATTTAGCTTAAGCTTACATGGAGGTTGTTATGTCAGGCAGGTAGAACTTTGTTACTAGAATATTCAGGGTGAGATAATAGAAATTGTTGTTGTagacagtgttcaagatcacAGATATTAATTGATGTTTATTAGTTATTTTTAGAACTAGGTTCTTTTGTAACAGACTTACTCATACTGCATTGTTTTTAAGATTTAGCCACCAGAAGAATAACTTTATTTGCTGCAGTGCCCGAGCAGAGAGAAGGCTATTCTTCTTGCTAAGGGCTCCCTTTTTGCTGAGTGGAAAAGTCCTGATCTTGCCTGCACCAGAGCAagttctccatccctggcagtgttcaaggccaggttggatgaagtcttgggtgacaaggtttagtgtgaggtgtccccatggcaggggggttggaactagatgatcttaaggtcctttccaaccctaactattttatgattctatgattctaagtttatttggcttttttgcAATGTCTCAATGTACATTGAAACCCGGTGGCCCCAGGCTGAAGTTTTGTTCAGAGGATGGAGTTCAGATGAAAGtttatctttttgtttctgtgttgttaATCTGAGGGTTGGAGTGTGGTTAGTAGTTAATCAGATACTTAGTGTGATTAATACTTAATAATAGAGAAATAGCACTGGGACTAGTGCAAAGCACATACGATGCTATCAATCTCTGGGGAAGAAatatagaaacacagaaagggAACACACTGGCGCACATGTTTGTACTGTATCTGAATAGTTAGGGCATTCTCCAAGCAAGTGAGACACACAGGCTCCCAGCATTTTTATTATCCTGCTTCCATATTCTTTATGTTCTGACTTTACCCAGCCGCTCACTGTGTGGGTTCTGTTCTTGTGAAACTGCATCTGGTGTACTTCATCCAACATGGATTCCCAGCACATAAAAAGCATGGACCTTTTGCAGCAGGTGAAGGGGAAAGTCACAGAAATTATCAGTGGGCTGTGACATTTCTCCtgtgagcctggagaagaggaagcacTTGGGGAGTTCTcattgcagcctttcaatatataaaggaggcttataagaaagatggagactGACATTTACCAGGGCCTGTAGCAGCAGAACAAGGGGCAACCGTTTTAAACTGGAATAGTCTATATTTAGATTGAATACAAGGAAGGAattttttatgatgagggtgATGggacactgaaacaggttgcccagagaaattgtGGATATCTCATTACTGAAAGTGTTCGAAGTCATGTTGATGGAGCTTTGGCCAAGCTGATCTAGTGAAAGAtatcactgcccatggcaggggggttggactgggtgatctttaaaggtcccttctgacccaggtaattctatggttctatgttgTTTTTTAGCAAAGTAGTTCTACAAATGCTTGAGTTGGATTCAGTGGACATGAAGGTTGTATGTGCTTGAAAACTTTGAAATGTATATGCCGTTTCACTTGATAGATACTTAAACACTGTAATTCATACTAATGTTGGTAACTAAAATCCAGCAATGATCACTGCCTCCAAAGACCAAaactaaaaatacttttcagacctttgagggaaaaaaacgTAG
Proteins encoded:
- the LOC117438841 gene encoding rho guanine nucleotide exchange factor 28-like is translated as GQVIIHAKFDKDIYLPKDAEFYFVYDGSLKRHVMFAERVSDNALRSIVADLQSLDNDLMMAVAYEELPSTWNILGSCSEEPKHKETLLHLVMKLGLIKLSQFLAAQPGGSSALALPNDDGATPLDLALQNGHSELVKVFTKSCELGIW